The Micromonospora sp. WMMD961 genome has a segment encoding these proteins:
- a CDS encoding response regulator gives MAEMPTDAERRRVLIAEDEALIRLDLAEMLVEEGYEVVGEAGDGETAVRLAEELKPDLVILDIKMPIMDGLAAAERIAGARIAPVIILTAFSQRDLVERARAAGAMAYLVKPFQKSDLVPAVEIALSRYSEVAALEAEVASLTDRLEIRKAVERAKGALMTTYGMTEPQAFKWIQRTAMDHRMTMKEVAERILAETAGGEVSQQPTV, from the coding sequence GTGGCTGAGATGCCGACGGATGCCGAGCGCAGGCGCGTACTGATCGCCGAGGACGAGGCGCTGATCCGGCTGGACCTCGCCGAGATGCTTGTCGAAGAGGGTTACGAGGTGGTGGGGGAGGCCGGTGACGGCGAGACAGCCGTCCGCCTCGCCGAGGAGCTGAAGCCCGATCTGGTCATCCTCGACATCAAGATGCCGATCATGGATGGGCTGGCCGCCGCCGAGCGCATCGCCGGCGCGCGGATCGCCCCGGTGATCATCCTGACCGCGTTCAGCCAGCGTGACCTGGTGGAGCGGGCGCGGGCGGCGGGCGCGATGGCGTACCTCGTGAAGCCCTTCCAGAAGAGTGACCTGGTCCCGGCGGTGGAGATCGCGCTGTCGCGCTACTCGGAGGTCGCGGCCCTGGAGGCGGAGGTCGCGAGCCTGACCGACCGGCTGGAGATCCGCAAGGCGGTGGAACGCGCCAAGGGCGCGCTGATGACGACCTACGGGATGACCGAGCCGCAGGCGTTCAAGTGGATCCAGCGCACGGCGATGGACCACCGGATGACCATGAAGGAGGTCGCCGAGCGGATCCTCGCGGAGACCGCCGGCGGCGAGGTGTCGCAGCAGCCCACCGTCTGA
- a CDS encoding aminotransferase class I/II-fold pyridoxal phosphate-dependent enzyme, which produces MFDPTRMTTVDTRAVHAGRDDLRALGVHVPPIDLSTTNPLPSVDDGGAAYEQLATGGTLPADGSAVYQRLWNPTVARFETALAELEGTAQAVAFASGMAALTATVLAAARDDRRHVVAVRPLYGGTDHVLATGLLGTTVTWAHPDEVAAAIRPDTALVIVETPANPTLDLVDIAALAAAAGDIPLLVDNTVATPVLQQPARHGATLVLHSATKSIGGHGDVLAGVVACDADWAARLRQVRAVTGAILHPLGGYLLHRGLQTLPLRVRAQQATAEKLAGWLADHPAVHRVHHPSVHDPAALVGRQMAGPGSLLAFEVRGGAPAAAAVAGACHLITHAVSLGGVDTLIQHPASLTHRPVEGDAKPAAALLRLSVGLEDPEDLRADLAQALDTIA; this is translated from the coding sequence ATGTTCGACCCTACCCGCATGACGACGGTGGACACCCGGGCCGTACACGCCGGCCGCGACGACCTACGCGCCCTCGGCGTGCACGTGCCACCCATCGACCTGTCCACCACCAACCCGCTGCCCTCGGTCGACGACGGCGGCGCCGCGTACGAGCAGCTCGCCACCGGCGGCACCCTTCCCGCCGACGGCAGCGCCGTCTACCAGCGGCTCTGGAACCCCACCGTCGCCCGCTTCGAAACCGCCCTCGCCGAACTGGAGGGCACCGCGCAGGCCGTCGCCTTCGCCAGCGGCATGGCGGCCCTCACCGCCACAGTGCTCGCCGCCGCCCGCGACGACCGGCGGCACGTCGTCGCCGTCCGGCCCCTCTACGGCGGCACCGACCACGTCCTCGCCACCGGTCTGCTCGGCACCACCGTCACCTGGGCACACCCCGACGAGGTCGCCGCCGCCATCCGACCCGACACCGCACTGGTCATCGTCGAGACACCCGCCAACCCCACCCTCGACCTGGTCGACATCGCCGCCCTCGCCGCCGCGGCCGGCGACATCCCGCTGCTCGTCGACAACACCGTCGCCACCCCCGTGCTGCAACAACCCGCCCGGCACGGCGCCACCCTCGTCCTGCACAGCGCCACCAAGAGCATCGGCGGGCACGGCGACGTGCTCGCCGGCGTCGTCGCCTGCGACGCCGACTGGGCCGCGCGCCTCCGGCAGGTCCGCGCGGTCACCGGCGCGATCCTGCACCCGCTCGGCGGCTACCTGCTGCACCGCGGCCTGCAAACCCTGCCGCTGCGGGTCCGCGCCCAACAGGCCACCGCCGAGAAACTCGCCGGCTGGCTCGCCGACCACCCCGCCGTACACCGCGTGCACCACCCCTCGGTGCACGACCCGGCGGCGCTGGTCGGCCGCCAGATGGCCGGACCCGGCAGCCTGCTCGCCTTCGAGGTACGCGGCGGCGCACCCGCCGCAGCCGCCGTCGCCGGCGCCTGCCACCTCATCACCCACGCGGTCTCGCTCGGCGGCGTCGACACCCTCATCCAGCACCCGGCCTCGCTCACCCACCGACCCGTCGAGGGCGACGCGAAACCCGCCGCCGCCCTGCTACGGCTCTCGGTCGGTCTCGAAGACCCCGAGGACCTGCGCGCCGACCTCGCCCAGGCCCTCGACACGATCGCCTGA
- a CDS encoding branched-chain amino acid ABC transporter permease, producing MIDKIRSADRRRVGFLTSVSERWQALPKWQKAIGVLALLVFVYSLPYLGKLPGGLMIPGLNDLRTDSIEGGNNWAGVLFVCAIYVLVAIGLNVVVGLAGLLDLGYIGFFAIGAYSVALFGSVNSPVVKWIQQEFDLPPTWAVTWGICLLIAIVLTMISGVLLGWPTLRLRGDYLAIVTLGFGEIIRIVARNATGVTNGPVGISAIPGPEGPPSADNKVFGLIDAKPWYWLAITFVLLMVIVVRQLEHSRVGRAWLAVREDEDAAAVMGVYPFKFKLWAFAMGAALGGLSGFLFGSRNAFIDPTQFNANLSILFVAMVVVGGSGNMLGVSLGAVLLAYLPERFRDFADYRWLVFGLAMVLVMILRPQGLIPSRRRARELKDRAAEAEEAPAHV from the coding sequence ATGATCGACAAGATTCGCTCCGCAGATCGCCGCCGGGTCGGTTTCCTGACCTCGGTCAGCGAGCGCTGGCAGGCGCTGCCGAAGTGGCAGAAGGCCATCGGCGTGCTCGCCCTGCTCGTCTTCGTCTACTCCCTGCCGTACCTGGGTAAGCTGCCCGGTGGTCTCATGATCCCCGGTCTGAACGACCTGCGCACCGACTCGATCGAGGGCGGCAACAACTGGGCGGGCGTGCTGTTCGTCTGCGCCATCTACGTGCTGGTCGCGATCGGTCTGAACGTGGTGGTCGGCCTCGCCGGTCTGCTCGACCTCGGCTACATCGGCTTCTTCGCCATCGGCGCGTACAGCGTGGCGCTGTTCGGTTCGGTGAACTCGCCGGTGGTCAAGTGGATCCAGCAGGAGTTCGACCTGCCGCCGACGTGGGCGGTGACCTGGGGCATCTGTCTGCTGATCGCGATCGTGCTGACGATGATCTCCGGTGTGTTGCTGGGTTGGCCGACACTTCGACTGCGTGGTGACTACCTCGCGATCGTGACGCTCGGCTTCGGTGAGATCATCCGGATCGTGGCCCGCAACGCCACCGGCGTCACCAACGGTCCGGTCGGTATCTCGGCGATTCCCGGCCCGGAGGGTCCGCCCTCGGCGGACAACAAGGTCTTCGGCCTGATCGACGCGAAGCCCTGGTACTGGTTGGCGATCACCTTCGTGCTGCTGATGGTGATCGTGGTCCGCCAGTTGGAGCACAGCCGGGTCGGTCGCGCCTGGCTCGCGGTCCGCGAGGACGAGGACGCCGCCGCCGTGATGGGCGTGTACCCGTTCAAGTTCAAGCTGTGGGCGTTCGCCATGGGCGCGGCGCTCGGCGGCCTGTCCGGCTTCCTCTTCGGCAGCCGTAACGCGTTCATCGACCCGACCCAGTTCAACGCGAACCTCTCGATTCTCTTCGTCGCGATGGTCGTGGTCGGCGGTTCCGGCAACATGCTCGGTGTCTCGCTCGGCGCGGTGCTGCTGGCGTACCTGCCGGAGCGGTTCCGCGACTTCGCCGACTACCGTTGGCTGGTCTTCGGTCTGGCCATGGTGCTGGTGATGATCCTGCGTCCGCAGGGTCTGATCCCGAGCCGGCGGCGAGCCCGCGAGTTGAAGGACCGCGCGGCGGAGGCAGAGGAGGCGCCCGCTCATGTCTGA
- a CDS encoding epimerase, giving the protein MRVAIFGATGMVGQGVLRECLLAEDVREVLTVGRRPTGQRDPKLRELTVADVGELASVRAELTGVDACFYCLGVSSLGLDEAAYTRVSYDYPLAAARLLAEVSPQVTFVYVSGVGTDSSGRGRVMWARVKGRTENAIMDLLPNGYAARPGFIQPTHGAVSRTRAYRIGYAVTRPLFPVLRRLLPNQVTTTDGIGRAMLRVAREGSPTRVLGNRELR; this is encoded by the coding sequence ATGCGGGTGGCGATCTTCGGTGCGACCGGCATGGTCGGCCAGGGCGTGTTGCGCGAGTGTCTGCTCGCCGAGGACGTGCGGGAGGTGCTCACCGTCGGCCGCAGGCCGACCGGTCAGCGGGATCCGAAGCTGCGGGAGCTGACGGTCGCGGACGTGGGCGAGTTGGCGTCGGTGCGCGCCGAGCTGACCGGCGTGGATGCATGCTTCTACTGCCTGGGGGTGTCCTCGCTGGGTCTGGACGAGGCCGCGTACACCCGGGTCAGCTACGACTACCCGCTCGCGGCGGCGCGGTTGCTGGCCGAGGTGAGTCCGCAGGTCACGTTCGTCTACGTCTCGGGGGTCGGGACGGACTCGTCGGGTCGGGGTCGGGTGATGTGGGCGCGGGTCAAGGGCCGTACCGAGAACGCGATCATGGATCTGCTGCCCAACGGCTACGCGGCGCGTCCGGGTTTCATCCAGCCGACCCACGGGGCGGTGTCGCGGACCCGTGCGTACCGGATCGGGTACGCGGTGACGCGTCCGCTGTTCCCGGTGCTGCGTCGGTTGCTGCCGAACCAGGTCACCACGACGGACGGGATCGGTCGAGCGATGCTGCGGGTGGCGCGGGAGGGTTCGCCGACGCGCGTGTTGGGCAACCGCGAGCTGCGCTGA
- a CDS encoding branched-chain amino acid ABC transporter permease — MHFDELIGHLGQHTVDGLSKGAIYALIALGYTLVYGVLRLINFAHSEVFMVGTFAVLILWNQIGVENNPPVGQAILFLVLGLVVAAVASGGTALALERVAYRPLRRKNAPPLIFLITAIGLSLVFVELFGQVLPKLLGGALPDVFGRPRQIVGMPTIIQQETLFTIGNTAITNIQLIVFVAAVAMMALLDWFINRTRYGRGVRAVAQNPETAALMGVNQERVIMLIFVLGGIMAGAAALLWSMRFGFTQNSIGFVLGLKAFTAAVLGGIGNLRGALLGGLFLGIVEVYGATLFASNWEDVIAFVVLIVVLMFRPTGLLGESLGRARA, encoded by the coding sequence GTGCATTTCGATGAACTGATCGGCCATCTCGGCCAGCACACGGTCGACGGCCTGTCCAAGGGCGCCATCTACGCCCTGATCGCCCTTGGTTACACCCTCGTCTACGGCGTCCTTCGCCTGATCAACTTCGCGCACTCCGAGGTGTTCATGGTCGGTACCTTCGCGGTGCTGATCCTGTGGAACCAAATCGGAGTCGAAAATAACCCGCCTGTCGGTCAGGCGATCCTGTTCCTGGTGCTCGGTCTGGTCGTCGCGGCGGTGGCCTCGGGTGGTACGGCTCTCGCGCTGGAACGGGTCGCGTACCGGCCGTTGCGGCGCAAGAACGCGCCGCCGCTGATCTTCCTGATCACCGCGATCGGTCTGTCCCTGGTCTTCGTCGAGCTGTTCGGGCAGGTGTTGCCGAAGTTGCTCGGTGGCGCGTTGCCGGACGTGTTCGGTCGGCCCCGGCAGATCGTCGGTATGCCGACGATCATCCAGCAGGAGACCCTGTTCACCATCGGCAACACGGCGATCACGAACATCCAGCTGATCGTCTTCGTCGCGGCCGTGGCGATGATGGCGCTGCTGGACTGGTTCATCAACCGCACCCGGTACGGCCGGGGCGTGCGGGCGGTGGCCCAGAACCCGGAGACCGCCGCGCTGATGGGCGTCAACCAGGAGCGCGTCATCATGCTGATCTTCGTGCTCGGTGGCATCATGGCCGGCGCCGCCGCTCTGTTGTGGAGCATGCGGTTCGGCTTCACCCAGAACAGCATCGGCTTCGTGCTCGGTCTCAAGGCCTTCACCGCCGCGGTGCTCGGTGGCATCGGCAACCTGCGCGGCGCGCTGCTGGGTGGCCTCTTCCTCGGCATCGTGGAGGTCTACGGCGCGACGCTCTTCGCGTCCAACTGGGAGGACGTCATCGCCTTCGTGGTGCTGATCGTGGTGCTGATGTTCCGGCCCACCGGCCTGTTGGGTGAGTCGCTCGGGAGGGCCCGCGCATGA
- a CDS encoding Lrp/AsnC family transcriptional regulator, whose product MPAEPNDVRPYPALDEVDRAILGELAADGRLPNNALAERVGVAPSTCLTRTRALRERGAIRGFHAEVDPAALGLPLQALVSVRLTAHERAAVDAFRARSVRLPGVVSVFHVAGADDYVLHVRAASGDALRDFVLDHLAVDPVVQHTQTSLIFEQARGMG is encoded by the coding sequence ATGCCTGCTGAGCCGAATGATGTGCGGCCGTATCCGGCCCTGGACGAGGTGGACCGCGCAATCCTCGGCGAACTGGCCGCGGATGGCCGCCTGCCGAACAACGCTCTCGCCGAGCGGGTGGGGGTCGCGCCGTCGACGTGCCTGACCCGTACGCGGGCGCTGCGCGAGCGGGGCGCGATCCGTGGATTCCACGCCGAGGTGGACCCGGCCGCGCTCGGTCTGCCGTTGCAGGCGTTGGTGTCGGTGCGGCTGACCGCCCACGAGCGGGCGGCGGTGGACGCGTTCCGGGCCCGGTCGGTGCGACTGCCGGGGGTGGTGTCGGTGTTCCACGTGGCCGGTGCGGACGACTACGTGCTGCACGTGCGGGCAGCATCCGGTGACGCGTTGCGGGATTTCGTGCTGGACCATCTGGCGGTCGACCCGGTGGTGCAGCACACCCAGACCAGCCTGATCTTCGAGCAGGCGCGCGGGATGGGCTGA
- a CDS encoding ABC transporter ATP-binding protein: MSDQTTSTSAPKIPAQPGPRSVLLEVDDVTLRFGGVVALDKINFQIYEGEILGLIGPNGAGKTTSFNVMTGVYKPTSGAVRFRGQKVTGRKPHQISQLGISRTFQNIRLFPEMTALENVMVGTDSRHKTSVPGAIFRVPRRKPKPHELPQVTAEAGIQRSWQETRRTFAKTFGLSRHVLEERAAEAKALELLRFVGIADRANDEARNLPYGYQRRLEIARALATEPKLICLDEPAAGFNPAEKEELLTLIRKIRDMGLTVLLIEHDMRLVMGVTDRIVVLEFGRKIAEGAPAEVSRDPKVIAAYLGEPADDAA; this comes from the coding sequence ATGTCTGACCAGACCACCAGCACGTCCGCGCCGAAGATCCCGGCTCAGCCCGGACCGCGGTCGGTACTGCTCGAAGTCGACGACGTCACACTGCGCTTCGGTGGCGTGGTCGCCCTCGACAAGATCAATTTCCAGATCTACGAGGGCGAGATCCTCGGCCTCATCGGGCCGAACGGTGCCGGCAAGACCACCAGCTTCAACGTGATGACCGGGGTCTACAAGCCGACCTCCGGTGCGGTCCGGTTCCGCGGCCAGAAGGTGACCGGCCGCAAGCCGCACCAGATCAGCCAGTTGGGTATCTCCCGGACGTTCCAGAACATCCGTCTCTTCCCGGAGATGACGGCGTTGGAGAACGTCATGGTCGGCACGGACTCCCGGCACAAGACCAGTGTGCCCGGGGCGATCTTCCGGGTGCCCCGGCGCAAGCCGAAGCCGCACGAGCTGCCGCAGGTGACCGCCGAGGCGGGCATCCAGCGGTCGTGGCAGGAGACGCGCCGGACGTTCGCCAAGACGTTCGGGTTGTCCCGGCACGTCCTGGAGGAGCGGGCGGCCGAGGCCAAGGCGTTGGAGTTGCTGCGCTTCGTCGGCATCGCCGACCGGGCCAACGACGAGGCGCGCAACCTGCCGTACGGCTACCAGCGCCGGTTGGAGATCGCCCGGGCGCTGGCCACCGAGCCGAAGCTGATCTGCCTGGACGAGCCGGCCGCCGGCTTCAACCCGGCGGAGAAGGAGGAACTCCTCACCCTGATCCGCAAGATCCGGGACATGGGCCTGACCGTGCTGCTCATCGAGCACGACATGCGTCTGGTCATGGGCGTCACCGATCGGATCGTGGTGCTGGAGTTCGGCCGCAAGATCGCCGAGGGTGCGCCCGCGGAGGTCAGCCGCGATCCGAAGGTGATCGCCGCGTACCTGGGGGAGCCCGCCGATGACGCTGCTTGA
- a CDS encoding ABC transporter ATP-binding protein, whose amino-acid sequence MTLLELENVAVAYGRIEALHGISLTVDEGEVVALIGANGAGKTTTMRAISGTRSLSEGKITFNGEDISKLRADLRVVRGLCQSPEGRQIFPGMTVMENLDMGAYTRRDSAGIAADLDRVLGLFPRLAERRKQAGGTLSGGEQQMLAVGRALMSRPKLLLLDEPSMGLAPLVIRQIFDIITEINQQGTTILLVEQNAQQALSRAHRGYVLETGRIVKEGSGQDLLHDPSVKEAYLGVA is encoded by the coding sequence ATGACGCTGCTTGAGCTGGAGAACGTCGCCGTCGCCTACGGTCGGATCGAGGCGCTGCACGGCATCAGCCTCACCGTCGACGAGGGTGAGGTGGTGGCCCTGATCGGCGCGAACGGCGCCGGCAAGACCACCACGATGCGGGCCATCTCCGGGACCCGGTCGCTGTCCGAGGGGAAGATCACCTTCAACGGTGAGGACATCAGCAAGCTCCGGGCCGACCTGCGGGTGGTCCGGGGGCTGTGTCAGTCGCCGGAAGGACGCCAGATCTTCCCGGGCATGACGGTGATGGAGAACCTGGACATGGGGGCGTACACCCGGCGGGACTCCGCCGGCATCGCCGCCGACCTGGACCGGGTGCTGGGTCTCTTCCCGCGGCTGGCCGAGCGCCGCAAGCAGGCCGGTGGCACGCTCTCCGGCGGTGAGCAGCAGATGCTCGCCGTCGGTCGGGCGCTGATGAGCCGTCCGAAGCTGCTGCTGCTCGACGAGCCGTCGATGGGTCTGGCCCCGCTGGTGATCCGGCAGATCTTCGACATCATCACGGAGATCAACCAGCAGGGCACCACCATCCTGCTGGTGGAGCAGAACGCCCAGCAGGCGCTGTCGCGGGCACACCGCGGCTACGTGCTGGAGACCGGCCGGATCGTGAAGGAGGGGTCCGGTCAGGACCTGCTGCACGATCCGTCGGTCAAGGAGGCGTACCTCGGCGTGGCCTGA
- a CDS encoding LLM class flavin-dependent oxidoreductase, giving the protein MNGQAGELAPRVITVPLSVLDLAPVAKGTTVGAALEATTELARRTEELGYRRFWVAEHHNMPAIASSAPAVLLAHLAANTSTIRLGSGGVMLPNHAPLVVAEQFGTLEALHPGRIDLGIGRAPGTDQVTALALRRTMEGLSAEHFPRELTDLMNYFSGEKPGQIIAMPGQGAKPAVWLLGSSGFSAQLAGLLGLPFSFAHHFSSQNTLPALALYRQHFRPSQWLDKPYAMVAVNAVCAETDERAEWLAGPSALSFLKLRSGKPEPLSTPDEAAAYPYSEFEREFVLQRRDGQAMGSPETVGRQLTELVGRTGADELMLTTLVYDVADRVRSYELIAEQVAGGLHRKA; this is encoded by the coding sequence ATGAACGGGCAGGCCGGGGAGTTGGCACCACGTGTGATCACCGTACCGTTGTCTGTTCTTGATCTTGCCCCGGTCGCCAAGGGCACCACTGTCGGCGCGGCCCTGGAGGCCACCACCGAGCTGGCACGCCGCACCGAGGAGCTGGGCTACCGCCGGTTCTGGGTGGCCGAGCACCACAACATGCCGGCGATCGCCAGCTCGGCTCCGGCAGTGCTGCTGGCACACCTGGCCGCGAACACCTCGACGATCCGCCTCGGTTCGGGCGGGGTGATGCTGCCCAACCACGCCCCGCTGGTGGTGGCCGAGCAGTTCGGCACCCTGGAAGCGCTGCACCCCGGTCGGATCGACCTGGGCATCGGCCGGGCGCCGGGCACCGACCAGGTGACCGCGCTGGCGTTGCGGCGCACCATGGAGGGCCTGTCCGCGGAGCACTTCCCCCGCGAGTTGACGGACCTGATGAACTACTTCAGCGGCGAGAAGCCGGGGCAGATCATCGCCATGCCGGGTCAGGGCGCGAAGCCGGCCGTGTGGCTGCTCGGCTCCAGCGGGTTCAGCGCCCAACTCGCCGGGCTGCTCGGTCTGCCGTTCTCCTTCGCGCACCACTTCAGCTCGCAGAACACCCTGCCGGCGTTGGCCCTGTACCGGCAGCACTTCCGGCCGTCGCAGTGGTTGGACAAGCCGTACGCGATGGTGGCGGTCAACGCGGTGTGCGCGGAGACCGACGAGCGGGCCGAGTGGCTGGCCGGGCCGAGCGCGCTGTCGTTTTTGAAGCTGCGCTCCGGGAAGCCCGAGCCGCTGTCGACGCCCGACGAGGCGGCGGCGTACCCGTACTCCGAGTTCGAGAGGGAGTTCGTCCTGCAACGCCGTGACGGTCAGGCGATGGGCTCGCCGGAGACGGTGGGCCGGCAGCTGACCGAGCTGGTGGGGCGCACCGGCGCGGACGAGTTGATGCTGACCACGCTGGTGTACGACGTCGCCGACCGGGTGCGGTCCTACGAGCTGATCGCCGAGCAGGTGGCGGGCGGTCTGCACCGGAAGGCATGA
- a CDS encoding branched-chain amino acid ABC transporter substrate-binding protein codes for MRRSYVRALGTVALAATLVVAAGCQDSGSGEGGTASGDCGGKIAIFGAFTGDNAGLVIPSLNGAKLAVEQFNAANTDCKVTMQEFDTQGDPAVATPFANQIAGDNSFLGVIGGHFSGESDATMPIYQAAGLAMVSPSATRTDLTQKGNTSFYRVVGNDGTQAGAVASYLKSQNAQKVFMVDDASAYGAGITDELGKQLGPLVVNKDKIQERQTQFDATVSKIKAAQADFVFYGGYTREAAPLVKQMRAAGVNAKFVGPDGLYDTAFPKGASGGAEGAIITCPCLPADKAGGTFSADYQKKFGIPPGSYGAEGFDGATIFLDAFKAGKKSRADILAFVKSYDKQGVSKYIKFDAKGDVDPTKVVIWAYQIKGEAIEPLQELKLN; via the coding sequence GTGAGGCGAAGCTATGTACGGGCGCTGGGCACCGTTGCGCTCGCCGCGACCCTGGTGGTCGCGGCTGGTTGCCAGGATTCCGGCAGCGGCGAAGGTGGGACCGCGTCCGGTGACTGCGGTGGCAAGATCGCGATCTTCGGCGCGTTCACGGGTGACAACGCGGGTCTGGTGATCCCGTCGCTGAACGGCGCGAAGCTCGCCGTGGAGCAGTTCAACGCGGCGAACACGGACTGCAAGGTCACCATGCAGGAGTTCGACACCCAGGGTGACCCCGCGGTGGCGACCCCGTTCGCGAACCAGATCGCGGGCGACAACTCGTTCCTCGGTGTCATCGGTGGTCACTTCTCCGGTGAGTCGGACGCGACCATGCCGATCTACCAGGCCGCCGGCCTGGCGATGGTCAGCCCTTCGGCGACCCGGACGGACCTGACCCAGAAGGGCAACACGTCCTTCTACCGGGTGGTCGGCAACGACGGCACGCAGGCCGGTGCGGTGGCCAGCTACCTGAAGTCCCAGAACGCGCAGAAGGTCTTCATGGTCGACGACGCCAGCGCCTACGGCGCCGGCATCACCGACGAGCTGGGCAAGCAGCTCGGCCCGCTGGTCGTGAACAAGGACAAGATCCAGGAGCGGCAGACGCAGTTCGACGCCACCGTCTCCAAGATCAAGGCCGCGCAGGCGGACTTCGTCTTCTACGGCGGCTACACCCGTGAGGCCGCTCCGCTGGTGAAGCAGATGCGTGCCGCCGGCGTCAACGCCAAGTTCGTCGGCCCGGACGGTCTCTACGACACCGCGTTCCCGAAGGGTGCCTCCGGCGGCGCCGAGGGCGCGATCATCACCTGCCCGTGCCTCCCGGCCGACAAGGCCGGCGGCACCTTCTCCGCCGACTACCAGAAGAAGTTCGGCATCCCGCCGGGCTCCTACGGCGCTGAGGGCTTCGACGGCGCGACGATCTTCCTGGACGCCTTCAAGGCTGGCAAGAAGAGCCGGGCGGACATCCTGGCGTTCGTGAAGTCGTACGACAAGCAGGGCGTGTCGAAGTACATCAAGTTCGACGCCAAGGGCGACGTCGACCCGACGAAGGTCGTCATCTGGGCCTACCAGATCAAGGGCGAGGCCATCGAGCCGCTGCAGGAGCTCAAGCTCAACTGA